The nucleotide sequence CCCCTGCCCCATCTTGCCGTCGGACTGACCGCGCTCGGCGCCGCCGGGCTCACCCTCTACTCGGGCTTCGGTCTGGGCACCCTGCTGCTGCCGGTCTTCGCGCTCTTCGTGCCGGTCGAGTTCGCCGTCGGCGCCACGGCCCTCGTGCACGCAGCGAGCAACCTGCTCAAGATCGCCGTGCTCGGCCGTCACGCCGATCGCGGCCTCGTCCTGCGCTTCGGCCTGCCCGCGCTCCTCGCCGCCTTCGCCGGCGCCGCGGCCCTCGGCAGCATCGCACATCTCGAGCCGCTCGCGCGCTATGCGCTGGGCCCGCGCGAAGCGCAGATCACGCCGGTCAAGCTCGCGATCGCCCTGTTGATGCTCGGCTTCGCGCTCTTCGAGCTGCTGCCCCGCTGGCGGGGATTGCGCTTCCCGCGCCGCTACCTCCTCGTCGGCGGCCTGCTCTCGGGCTTCTTCGGCGGCTTCTCGGGGCACCAGGGCGCGCTGCGCTCGGCCTTTCTCGTCAAGCTCGAGCTCTCGACACCGGCCTTCGTCGGCACCAACGCCGTGATCGGCTTCCTCGTCGATCTCGCGCGGCTGGGCACCTACGCCGGCTTCCTGCTCGCCGGGCGCGGCGGCGCGCTTGCGCCCGGCCAGTGGGGACTCGTGGCGACGGGCGCGCTGGCCGCCT is from bacterium and encodes:
- a CDS encoding sulfite exporter TauE/SafE family protein, with protein sequence MPHLAVGLTALGAAGLTLYSGFGLGTLLLPVFALFVPVEFAVGATALVHAASNLLKIAVLGRHADRGLVLRFGLPALLAAFAGAAALGSIAHLEPLARYALGPREAQITPVKLAIALLMLGFALFELLPRWRGLRFPRRYLLVGGLLSGFFGGFSGHQGALRSAFLVKLELSTPAFVGTNAVIGFLVDLARLGTYAGFLLAGRGGALAPGQWGLVATGALAAFAGIFLGQRFLHKVTMSAVQTLTGVLLALIALALGAGLI